The genomic interval GCTCGGCCTTGGTGCGATACGTGCCGCTCACTGCGTCGGACATCGAATGGCCGACGTAGCGGTAGGTGCGCACTTCGAGCAACGTCGCCTCGGAGTTCGCGCGGGCACGCGCAATGGCTTCGGCGGCCGCGGCGCGCACGGCCATCACGTCCTGCCCGTCCACGACGGCGTTGTGCATGTTGTACGTGTCGCCGCGCTTGTACATGTCCTTGATGGACGACGACCGGCTCACCGCCGTGCCCATGCCGTAGCCATTGTTCTCAATCACAAAGACCACCGGCAACTTCCAGAGACCGGCCATGTTCAGTGATTCGTGGAAGGCGCCATTGTTCACGGCGGCCTCGCCCATAAAGCAGATCATGACTTGATCGCCGCCACGGTACTTGATAGCAAAGCCGACGCCGGCCGCGATGGGCACATGCCCGCCGACGATGCCGTGCCCGCCGAGGAAATTCACATTGCGGTCGAACAGGTGCATCGAGCCGCCTTTGCCCTTGCTGCAGCCATCCACGCGGCCAAACAGCTCGGCCATTACGCTGCGCGGCGACATACCACGCACAATGGCCTGCCCGTGATCGCGATAAGTAG from Gemmatimonadota bacterium carries:
- the pdhA gene encoding pyruvate dehydrogenase (acetyl-transferring) E1 component subunit alpha, with the protein product MPPKKKSENGSNAALHKELLHAMLLQRRFEEKVAEAYALGKIGGFCHLYIGQEAVSTGIIAQLRDDDYVITTYRDHGQAIVRGMSPRSVMAELFGRVDGCSKGKGGSMHLFDRNVNFLGGHGIVGGHVPIAAGVGFAIKYRGGDQVMICFMGEAAVNNGAFHESLNMAGLWKLPVVFVIENNGYGMGTAVSRSSSIKDMYKRGDTYNMHNAVVDGQDVMAVRAAAAEAIARARANSEATLLEVRTYRYVGHSMSDAVSGTYRTKAELEEYLKRDPINLLKAVMEDEGTLSDTMVQEMEQDIAAVVQDAWDFADASPEPPLESLYEDVLVETTSG